The region CGGCTTCCTCTGGGCCTCCCGTCTCACCCGCCTGGAGCGGGGAACCATCACGGTTTCCGTCAACGACTACGGCTTTGAGCTGTTGGCCCCGAAGGGCTACCCCATGGCTGAATTACTGGAGGATCACAGCGAATTGCTGTTGGACCGTCAGAACCTCAAACGAGATCTGCAGAACGCGTTGAACCTCTCGGAACTGCAACGGCGGCGTTTCCGAGCCATCGCCCAGATCGCTGGATTGATGAATCGCGGCTTCCCGGGGTCGAGCAAGAGTACTGGACAGCTGCAGATCAGTGCGTCGCTGCTATTTGACGTGTTCAGCCGCCATGAACCGGAGAATCGTTTGCTGCGCCAAGCCCAGCGCGAAGTGCTGGAGGAACAACTGGAACTGCCGCGGCTCGAGGCAGCTCTGGAACGCGCCGCTTCACAGGAATGGCTGCACGTTTCAACCCCCCGACCAGGACCCCTCGCCTTTCCCCTGCTGGTGGAGCGACTCAACAATCGCATGAGCAATGAATCCGTGCTGGAACGGGTTCAACGGATGCGGGATGAAGCCCTGCGGCGGGAACACTGACCAAGCAATGGGTGGTTGTTCGGGTTGACGACCATCGGGAGATCCCGTTTAAAGAGAGCCTTAGTCGTTTTCACGATGTCCAACTCCACCAATTTCGATGTTGTTCCGACTGAGGATGGGGCTGGCTACTGGGTGAAGATCTGTTCGGAAGAACGCTGCTGCCGAGCCTTTGTCTCTTCGATGCACATGGCAGACGGCAAACGTCCACAACTGCTCAGTTGTTTGCACGACAGCAAAATGGTTTCCCATTGATTTGCTCATGAAAGTCAATCTGCCTAAGCTCGGCGGAGAGGCTTTAGATCCATCAAAACAATTCAACTGATCGAGTTTCTCAGCACGCGCAGTGTTCTCACTGACGTTTTGAGTGATGATGACATTATTGCCCTTGTTCCCCACCTTGGGGTCGAGACTGTCGACGCAGATATGGTTTTAAGGCCAGAAGGCGAACCCGATTGCAGCCTGCTCATCGTGGTCAGCGGCGAGGTTCGACTTAGCCACGACGGGACAGAAATCGACAAACTTCATCCTGGGCAAACTTTCGGCGAGGAGCCTTTTCGGAAGATGGAACCAGCTTTGAGCAGGCATCTGCCACTTTGGAAACCGTTGTGGCGCGGCTCGAAATGAAGCATTTCGAGAACTTTCTTCAGCAAAATTGCAAAGCAGCACAAAAATTAAAACAGTACTTTAATAACTTGCACCGCAAGCGATTGCACGAAGTTGAGGGAATCAGTTTCACAGACGAAAGAAGATTTCTCGCTCTTGTTGCGCACAACGAAATGAAACCTAGCTTGATGGAATTTGCAAAAAATCATCAAGACAAATTACGGCGTTTTCATCTAATCGCCACAGGTACGACAGGTATCAAGCTGTATCAGGAAACAGGTTTAATGCTCTCTAAGAAGGTGGCTTCTGGCCCTCTTGGCGGAGATCAAGCCATTGGAAAAATGATTTCCGAAAGCAGCATTCTTGGAATGATCTTCTTTCGCGATCCACTTTCCGCCCATCCCCACCACGCCGATATCGAGGCGCTGGGACGGCTGTGTGACGTTTATCAGGTGCCGTTTGCCACCAATCCAGGGGGCGCTGCCGCCATTCTCAACTACTTGTTGGTCGATCATCCCGAGGAGGCAGTGATTCCCAATCGCGTGTTGGAGAACTACAGAAATCAGCAGAAAAAAGTCGTCGCATCGGCGTGACCAGCTCCTGGGCCACGTTCATCGCCCTCTACCTGCGGATCGGACTCCTTGGCTTCGGTGGTCCCCAGGCTCACATCGCCATGCTTCGGGAGGAGATCGTGCTCAGCCGAGGTTGGGTTGATGCCGATCGCTTCGATGAAGGCCTGGGTCTCTGTGAAGCGCTGCCTGGTCCCGCCTCCAGCCAGATGGCGATCTACCTGGGATGGCTCCAACGTGGCTTGCCGGGGGGGTTGATCAGTGGGATCTGTTTTCTGCTGCCCGGCCTTTTGATCGTGCTGGCCCTCAGTGAGCTCTGGCGCAACGGGCAATCCATCCCCAGCTTCACAACGGCACTGCAGACGCTGCAACCGGTGATCGCAGCCATCATCTGGGCCTTTGCCTGGAAGCTCCTGCGCAACCGCAGGGCTGGATGGCAACGCATCACAGCTGGTCTAGTGATGCTCGGTGGACTGCTCAACAGCTTCAGCCCCCTGACATTTCCAGCTGGTGGTCTGCTGTTGCTGGCCGGTCTGAGCCGATGGCTGATCGCACAAACGCCATCAGCACCAACGCCACCTTCGGCAGGCAACGCTGGACTGTTGGCACCGGTCCCCCTGGCCACAGCTCCCCTGCTTTTTGGCTCATGGGGCCTGCTGGGCCAGTTATTCGCCGTGTTTTTCAAAACAGGCCTACTGGTGTTTGGCGGAGGATTGGTGATCATTCCCCTGCTTGAGCAGCAGGTGGTGTCGCTGGGCTGGCTGAACTCCGCTCAATTCCTCGACGGCGTCGCGATCGGTCAGATTTCACCTGGCCCTGTGGTTCTTACCAGTGCTTTCGTCGGTTACCAGGCCGCCTGGCAGGAAGGGGGAGTCTCGTTTGCTGTCTTGGCTGCCTGCACGGCAACAGCCGCCATTTTCCTGCCCAGCTTTGCGTTCATCCTTGTGGGGGCATCCTTTTTGCAACGGCTCCGCCAACGACCATCGGTGAAAACGGTGCTGAGTGGTCTGCTGGCGGGCGTGCCCGGAGCCGTCGCAGCGGCTGCAGTTCCGTTGACATGGACAGCTGTGGAGAGTGGCGTGATCTGGGTGCAGCTTCTGCTGTTCAGCCTTGCGCTGTGGCTGAGCGTGACTGGACGAATGAAACCTCTGCCGCTGATCAGCGCATCCCTGATGATCGGGTTGTTGCTGGAGTGGCTTCGTTGAGATGAAGCTGTTTCTGGTGGTGCTGGGAGGTCGTTGTCGGGGTTGCCATACCGAGCAGCACGACGTGCGATGGGTGGTGGGAGAGGAGATTGAAGACACCTACCCCCAGTTGATTCAGCAATGGATCGGACTTCGCCGCGGACTGCATCTCGACAGTTATCGCACTGTCGAACGTATCGACAACCACCTGGTTGAGGTGCTCCCTGGCCCTCTTGCGTCGAGGGAAAAGAAGACCGATGGCACGGCGAAGCTTTGGTTTGTCAATCTTGGGGCCTATGACCCCAGCTCAATGGCGGAACGTCATCACTTCGGACTGGTAGTGGCTCGATCCACAGCGAGCGCCAAAGCGGCGGCCAAGCGTCGCTGGCTCAAGGGACTCGAACAGATCCACAAAGACGATCTGCACAGCGTGATGCAGGAACCTGAGCTCGACGACCTGTTGCCGATCGACGGCAACGGGCAGTGGAGTCTCCGACTGACACTGGTGAACGAGGGTGATGATCCATCGGACCGGCCTGATTGGTATGGCTACCGGTTGATCTGAGACCTCCACCAGGGCTGACTTCAACGGTTCCCCGTGAAGCTGACGTTCAGATCCTCACCACAACTCATCAGAAAAGCCACCTCGGCCCGGTCTGAGAGAAACATGCAGGTGGTGGCACCACTCCTCTCCTGGTAGCAATACACATCCATCCCTTCCGATGGTTGGGATGACGTCACAACCTGTCCGTCACGAAGAATGTATCGGTTCAAATTCATGACTCAGGTTCCCTTCTGCTACAGGGGCGGCATCGACTGGGCAACAAATATGTCGATCACAACAAATAAGAGGACCAGGCATGTCCATAACGACCATCAGACCATCCCAGACGCGACAAGGGCTATGGAGACGACAAGCCGCTGATACCGGCTAGAACGTCCACAGTTGTTAGGGCCGCATGTTTCAAAAATTTCCGGCGCTGCGCCGTGTGTCGATCTACATGGTGCTGAGCTACGTCGCCTTGACGTTGGTCAACAACAGCCCCCTGGAT is a window of Synechococcus sp. A15-24 DNA encoding:
- a CDS encoding cyclic nucleotide-binding domain-containing protein, translating into MVLRPEGEPDCSLLIVVSGEVRLSHDGTEIDKLHPGQTFGEEPFRKMEPALSRHLPLWKPLWRGSK
- a CDS encoding methylglyoxal synthase, which translates into the protein METVVARLEMKHFENFLQQNCKAAQKLKQYFNNLHRKRLHEVEGISFTDERRFLALVAHNEMKPSLMEFAKNHQDKLRRFHLIATGTTGIKLYQETGLMLSKKVASGPLGGDQAIGKMISESSILGMIFFRDPLSAHPHHADIEALGRLCDVYQVPFATNPGGAAAILNYLLVDHPEEAVIPNRVLENYRNQQKKVVASA
- the chrA gene encoding chromate efflux transporter, whose amino-acid sequence is MTSSWATFIALYLRIGLLGFGGPQAHIAMLREEIVLSRGWVDADRFDEGLGLCEALPGPASSQMAIYLGWLQRGLPGGLISGICFLLPGLLIVLALSELWRNGQSIPSFTTALQTLQPVIAAIIWAFAWKLLRNRRAGWQRITAGLVMLGGLLNSFSPLTFPAGGLLLLAGLSRWLIAQTPSAPTPPSAGNAGLLAPVPLATAPLLFGSWGLLGQLFAVFFKTGLLVFGGGLVIIPLLEQQVVSLGWLNSAQFLDGVAIGQISPGPVVLTSAFVGYQAAWQEGGVSFAVLAACTATAAIFLPSFAFILVGASFLQRLRQRPSVKTVLSGLLAGVPGAVAAAAVPLTWTAVESGVIWVQLLLFSLALWLSVTGRMKPLPLISASLMIGLLLEWLR
- a CDS encoding DUF1543 domain-containing protein, with product MKLFLVVLGGRCRGCHTEQHDVRWVVGEEIEDTYPQLIQQWIGLRRGLHLDSYRTVERIDNHLVEVLPGPLASREKKTDGTAKLWFVNLGAYDPSSMAERHHFGLVVARSTASAKAAAKRRWLKGLEQIHKDDLHSVMQEPELDDLLPIDGNGQWSLRLTLVNEGDDPSDRPDWYGYRLI